One genomic window of Actinoplanes lobatus includes the following:
- a CDS encoding GMC oxidoreductase produces MTHYDIVIVGSGFGGSVSALRLAEKGYRVGVLEAGRRFTRDTLPKTSWDLRNFLWAPRLGLRGMQRITLLKDIMVLSAAGVGGGSLVYANTLYRPPAPFFADPHWAGITDWAAELDPFYDQASRMLGVTEQPSMTASDVVIQQVAEDMGVGHTFRRTPVGVFFGEPGKTVPDPYFGGAGPDRTGCVECGNCMIGCTVGAKNRLDVNYLYLAERAGAVVHPDTEVTALRPDGDGWRVETRTGAFTAGQVILSAGALGTQRLLHAMKDSGVLPGLSGRLGRLTRTNSEALLGAATKDVPERPFSEGIAITSSFHPDADTHIEPVRYGPRSNAMGLLSTILVDGGGRVPRPLRFLWQAVRHPVVFGHSLSVRRWSERTIIALVMQTLDNSLTVRRTRFGRLTTTLGHGRANPVWIPVGHEAVRRIADRIGGYPGGTLGDVVNIPLTAHILGGATIGESAETGVVDAYHRVYGHPGLHVIDGSTVPANLGVNPSLTITALAERATALWPNKGEPDQRPALGDTYRRVDPIPPHSPAVPAHAPTALRLIPRPR; encoded by the coding sequence ATGACGCACTACGACATCGTGATCGTCGGCAGCGGCTTCGGTGGCAGCGTCAGCGCACTGCGGCTGGCGGAGAAGGGCTACCGGGTCGGCGTGCTCGAGGCCGGCCGCCGGTTCACCCGCGACACCCTGCCCAAGACCTCCTGGGACCTGCGCAACTTCCTCTGGGCCCCGCGACTCGGACTGCGCGGCATGCAGCGGATCACCCTGCTCAAGGACATCATGGTGCTGTCCGCGGCCGGGGTCGGCGGCGGATCGCTGGTCTACGCCAACACCCTCTACCGGCCACCCGCGCCGTTCTTCGCCGACCCGCACTGGGCCGGGATCACCGACTGGGCCGCCGAGCTCGACCCCTTCTACGACCAGGCGTCCCGGATGCTGGGCGTCACCGAGCAGCCCAGCATGACCGCCTCGGACGTGGTGATCCAGCAGGTCGCCGAGGACATGGGGGTGGGCCACACGTTCCGGCGTACCCCGGTCGGGGTGTTCTTCGGCGAGCCGGGGAAGACCGTGCCGGACCCGTACTTCGGTGGCGCCGGCCCGGACCGCACCGGTTGCGTCGAGTGCGGCAACTGCATGATCGGCTGCACCGTCGGCGCCAAGAACCGGCTGGACGTCAACTACCTCTACCTGGCCGAGCGCGCCGGGGCCGTGGTGCACCCGGACACCGAGGTCACCGCGCTGCGCCCGGACGGCGACGGCTGGCGGGTGGAGACCCGGACCGGCGCCTTCACGGCCGGCCAGGTGATCCTCTCGGCGGGCGCGCTCGGCACCCAGCGGCTGCTGCACGCCATGAAGGACTCCGGCGTGCTGCCCGGGCTCTCCGGCCGGCTCGGCCGGCTCACCCGCACCAACTCGGAGGCCCTGCTCGGCGCGGCCACCAAGGACGTACCGGAACGGCCGTTCTCCGAGGGCATCGCGATCACCTCGTCGTTCCACCCGGACGCCGACACCCACATCGAGCCGGTCCGGTACGGCCCGCGCAGCAACGCCATGGGCCTGCTGTCGACGATCCTGGTGGACGGCGGCGGCCGGGTGCCGCGCCCGCTCCGCTTCCTGTGGCAGGCAGTGCGGCATCCGGTCGTCTTCGGCCACTCCCTGTCGGTCCGCCGGTGGAGCGAACGCACCATCATCGCCCTGGTCATGCAGACCCTGGACAACTCGCTGACGGTCCGGCGCACCCGGTTCGGGCGGCTGACCACCACCCTCGGGCACGGTAGGGCCAACCCGGTCTGGATCCCGGTCGGCCACGAGGCGGTCCGGCGCATCGCCGACCGGATCGGCGGCTATCCCGGCGGCACCCTCGGCGACGTGGTCAACATCCCGCTCACCGCGCACATCCTCGGCGGCGCCACCATCGGCGAGTCGGCGGAGACCGGGGTGGTGGACGCCTACCACCGGGTCTACGGGCATCCCGGCCTGCACGTGATCGACGGCTCCACGGTCCCGGCGAACCTGGGCGTGAACCCGTCCCTCACGATCACCGCCCTGGCCGAACGGGCCACCGCCCTCTGGCCCAACAAGGGCGAACCCGACCAGCGACCGGCCCTCGGCGACACCTACCGCCGCGTCGACCCGATCCCGCCGCACTCCCCCGCGGTCCCGGCCCACGCCCCCACGGCCCTCCGCCTGATCCCCCGCCCCCGATGA
- a CDS encoding phospholipid carrier-dependent glycosyltransferase, with product MPRRRLLYLLAVLAMLGQMAFAMVTTAIQQSPTIDEPVYVATAEVYRQQHSLRYNPEHPPLGKLIIAAGTALAGAELDPAYPGNQTRLGRHLLYETGNNPFQLMLLARLPVILLTLLFGLVVLAFARDLAGPLAGLIALALYSFSPDVIAHGSLATLDLPAAGMLLTAFWLAWRARTRPALYVPLAGAALGAAMATRMSVLPAVPLLVLLAGLSTWRNRTDQRGRRLLIAAGAALGAGVIAVAMVWITYLMVDPRLRWTTPAGLDQIHELKRLAVGLLPFPQAYQDGMLIQFKFENRSFNGFLLGEAYKGSPWYYLPAAIMIKTPLGMLALWLAGAVTMVVMPRLRAAALYVLPVSALLVAVGMTGERNYGTRYSIFLPMFLAVAAATVALIRLRWARITTGLLVLSVAVSSLLTFPYYLPYSNEAFGGTDRTHLNLHDANVDWGQDLARLGQRLRTDHPGEQVWLVYKGSGVPGYYGIEARDPYTVPDDQVRGLLVVSDSRVALAGPRLKSWIESSTEIGNVGHSIRIYRR from the coding sequence ATGCCACGACGCCGCCTGCTCTATCTCCTGGCGGTTCTGGCGATGCTGGGGCAGATGGCGTTCGCCATGGTCACCACCGCGATCCAGCAGTCGCCGACCATCGACGAGCCGGTCTACGTGGCCACCGCCGAGGTGTACCGGCAGCAGCACAGCCTGCGCTACAACCCGGAGCATCCGCCGCTCGGCAAGCTGATCATCGCGGCCGGGACGGCGCTGGCCGGGGCCGAGCTGGACCCGGCCTACCCGGGCAACCAGACCCGGCTGGGCCGGCACCTGCTGTACGAGACCGGCAACAACCCGTTCCAGCTGATGCTCCTGGCCCGCCTGCCGGTCATCCTGCTCACCCTGCTCTTCGGGCTGGTGGTGCTGGCCTTCGCACGGGACCTGGCCGGGCCGCTCGCCGGGCTGATCGCCCTGGCCCTCTACAGCTTCTCCCCCGACGTGATCGCGCACGGCTCGCTGGCCACCCTGGACTTGCCCGCCGCCGGGATGCTGCTGACCGCCTTCTGGCTGGCCTGGCGCGCCCGCACCCGGCCGGCGCTCTACGTGCCCCTGGCCGGGGCCGCTCTCGGCGCGGCGATGGCGACCAGGATGAGCGTGCTCCCCGCCGTACCGTTGCTGGTGCTCCTGGCCGGACTGTCGACCTGGCGCAACCGGACCGATCAGCGCGGGCGCCGTCTGTTGATCGCCGCGGGAGCGGCGCTGGGCGCCGGAGTGATCGCGGTGGCCATGGTGTGGATCACCTACCTGATGGTGGACCCGCGGCTGCGCTGGACCACCCCGGCCGGCCTGGACCAGATCCACGAGCTGAAACGGCTGGCCGTGGGCCTGCTGCCGTTCCCGCAGGCCTACCAGGACGGGATGCTGATCCAGTTCAAGTTCGAGAACCGGTCGTTCAACGGGTTCCTGCTGGGTGAGGCCTACAAGGGATCGCCGTGGTACTACCTGCCGGCCGCGATCATGATCAAGACGCCGCTCGGGATGCTGGCGCTCTGGCTGGCCGGCGCGGTCACCATGGTCGTGATGCCGCGGCTGCGGGCCGCCGCGCTCTACGTGCTGCCGGTCTCCGCGCTGCTGGTGGCGGTCGGCATGACCGGGGAACGGAACTACGGCACCCGCTACTCGATCTTCCTGCCCATGTTCCTGGCCGTGGCCGCCGCTACGGTCGCGCTGATCCGCCTCAGGTGGGCGCGGATCACCACGGGGCTGCTGGTGCTCTCCGTCGCGGTCAGCTCGCTGCTGACGTTCCCCTACTACCTGCCCTACTCGAACGAGGCGTTCGGCGGGACCGACCGGACCCACCTGAACCTGCACGACGCCAACGTGGACTGGGGGCAGGACCTCGCCCGGCTCGGGCAGCGGCTGCGCACCGACCACCCGGGCGAGCAGGTGTGGCTCGTCTACAAGGGCTCGGGTGTGCCGGGGTACTACGGGATCGAGGCGCGTGACCCGTACACCGTCCCCGACGACCAGGTACGCGGGCTGCTCGTGGTCTCCGACTCCCGGGTGGCGCTCGCCGGGCCCCGGCTGAAGAGCTGGATCGAGAGCAGCACCGAGATCGGGAACGTCGGCCACTCGATCCGTATCTACCGGCGCTGA
- a CDS encoding helix-turn-helix domain-containing protein → MIHSIPAAPGPAPCRTAAGRPDPRLRRHVLAYSAFSTTTPVAHRLLPINVPVLVVDLTGECRVATGPRSAPGLGGPDRWRRGVTVGLTPAGMSALLGGIPPRELAGRAVPLADVLGRADAALAEHLAGAPTWAARFRRLDTWLTARLDPNLPEDPLVTAAWWRLQRGTGRARVGAVAAGLGVGRRHLEVAFQRALGLSPGTVARIARFQRAVGLVAAGAPLSRAAADAGYADQPHLTRDMRALAGLTPGSLRAFVQDRAAVSA, encoded by the coding sequence ATGATCCACTCGATACCGGCCGCACCGGGCCCGGCACCCTGCCGGACCGCGGCCGGCCGGCCGGATCCCCGGCTGCGGCGGCACGTGCTGGCGTACAGCGCCTTCTCCACCACCACCCCGGTCGCCCACCGCCTTCTCCCGATCAACGTGCCCGTCCTGGTCGTCGACCTGACCGGGGAGTGCCGGGTGGCGACCGGCCCACGGTCCGCACCGGGACTCGGCGGGCCGGACCGCTGGCGGCGCGGCGTCACCGTGGGCCTCACCCCGGCCGGCATGTCCGCGCTGCTCGGCGGCATCCCGCCCCGGGAACTGGCCGGGCGGGCCGTACCGCTCGCCGACGTGCTCGGCCGCGCCGACGCCGCACTCGCCGAACACCTCGCCGGCGCACCGACCTGGGCCGCCCGGTTCCGCCGCCTGGACACCTGGCTGACCGCCCGGCTGGACCCGAACCTGCCGGAGGATCCGCTGGTCACGGCCGCGTGGTGGCGGTTGCAGCGGGGTACCGGCCGGGCCCGGGTAGGTGCCGTGGCAGCCGGTCTCGGGGTGGGCCGCCGCCACCTGGAGGTCGCGTTTCAGCGGGCGCTCGGCCTCTCCCCCGGCACGGTCGCCCGGATCGCCCGGTTCCAGCGGGCCGTCGGCCTGGTCGCGGCCGGTGCGCCCCTGTCCCGGGCGGCCGCCGATGCCGGCTACGCCGACCAGCCGCACCTCACCCGCGACATGCGGGCGCTGGCCGGCCTCACCCCCGGGTCGCTGCGCGCATTCGTTCAAGACCGGGCGGCCGTCTCCGCATAG
- a CDS encoding SDR family oxidoreductase — protein sequence MTPPLTGKTALVTGGSRGIGRAVARRLAADGARVVFTYRSSKDAADALAGEIGAVAVPCDQADPNTLPAVFEPLQDGLDILVNNAAITLSRPIADLTPEDFDRVLTINTKFPLLAIRAAIPLLPDGGRIINLSTLNTAVPAPGLALYCASKAALEQITAVAARELGPRAITVNTVSPGATDTDMLQATNTPESLARTAALTALQRLGQPTDIAAVVAFLAGPDAAWLTGQNLRATGGLLI from the coding sequence ATGACGCCTCCACTCACCGGAAAGACGGCCCTCGTCACCGGCGGCTCCCGCGGCATCGGCCGCGCCGTCGCCCGGCGCCTGGCCGCGGACGGCGCCCGGGTCGTCTTCACCTACCGTTCGTCGAAGGACGCCGCCGACGCACTGGCCGGCGAGATCGGGGCGGTCGCCGTCCCATGTGATCAGGCCGACCCGAACACCCTCCCGGCCGTCTTCGAGCCGCTCCAGGACGGCCTGGACATCCTGGTGAACAACGCCGCCATCACCCTGAGCCGCCCGATCGCCGACCTCACCCCGGAGGACTTCGACCGGGTCCTGACGATCAACACGAAGTTTCCGCTGCTGGCCATCCGGGCCGCGATCCCGCTGCTCCCCGACGGCGGCCGGATCATCAACCTCTCCACCCTGAACACCGCCGTCCCCGCACCCGGCCTCGCCCTCTACTGCGCGAGCAAGGCCGCCCTCGAACAGATCACCGCCGTAGCCGCCCGCGAACTCGGCCCCCGCGCCATCACGGTCAACACCGTCTCACCCGGCGCCACCGACACCGACATGCTCCAGGCCACCAACACCCCGGAGTCCCTCGCTCGGACGGCCGCCCTCACCGCACTCCAGCGCCTGGGCCAACCCACCGACATAGCCGCCGTCGTCGCCTTCCTGGCCGGCCCCGACGCCGCCTGGCTGACCGGCCAGAACCTCCGAGCCACCGGCGGCCTGCTGATCTGA
- a CDS encoding LURP-one-related/scramblase family protein translates to MVNQYEVHSVDPATGEEAGILAFAQQKRLAFKEQVTLYTDDTKQTPLLGFKARQVIDLGATYDVTDVNGQPIGLFRKSFAASLFRSTWVLEQPGYGEITGQERNQWVAILRRFVDSLSWLPYHFDFTIQGRPAFSVVRKWGLRDTYQVSIHDPSLDRRLVVAMAVALDALQSR, encoded by the coding sequence ATGGTCAACCAGTACGAGGTCCACTCCGTCGACCCGGCCACCGGTGAGGAGGCGGGAATCCTCGCCTTCGCCCAGCAGAAGCGGCTGGCGTTCAAGGAGCAGGTGACCCTCTACACCGACGACACCAAGCAGACCCCACTGCTCGGTTTCAAGGCCCGCCAGGTCATCGACCTCGGTGCCACCTACGATGTCACCGACGTGAACGGGCAGCCCATCGGCTTGTTCCGGAAGAGCTTCGCGGCCTCGCTGTTCCGGTCCACCTGGGTCCTCGAACAGCCCGGCTACGGCGAGATCACCGGCCAGGAGCGCAACCAGTGGGTGGCGATCCTGCGGCGGTTCGTGGACTCGCTGTCGTGGCTGCCCTACCACTTCGACTTCACCATCCAGGGCCGGCCGGCCTTCTCGGTGGTGCGCAAGTGGGGGCTGCGGGACACGTACCAGGTCAGCATCCACGACCCGTCCCTGGACCGCCGTCTCGTGGTCGCCATGGCCGTCGCTCTGGACGCCCTCCAGTCCCGCTGA
- a CDS encoding GAF domain-containing protein, translating into MTESSNAYEYLDNVDPREQARLAAVRRYRLVDQPVEDAYDRIAFVAGALFGTPIATVSLVEQDRVWLAACQGLTGVREIGKEPGLCASVIAQDDVYVINNAAVDPRTLEHPLVRGELGLRFYAAAPIRTHDGYRLGTVNVIDSVPREANPRQLTALQHLASIVADELELRLMVIRSAAAEQRMRETVN; encoded by the coding sequence ATGACAGAGTCGTCGAACGCCTACGAGTACCTGGACAACGTCGACCCGCGGGAGCAGGCCCGGCTCGCGGCGGTGCGCCGCTACCGGCTGGTGGACCAGCCGGTCGAGGACGCGTACGACCGGATCGCCTTCGTGGCCGGCGCCCTCTTCGGCACGCCGATCGCCACCGTGTCCCTGGTCGAGCAGGACCGGGTGTGGCTGGCCGCCTGCCAGGGCCTGACCGGCGTCCGGGAGATCGGCAAGGAGCCCGGCCTGTGCGCCTCGGTGATCGCGCAGGACGACGTGTACGTGATCAACAACGCCGCCGTGGACCCGCGCACCCTGGAGCATCCCCTGGTCCGCGGTGAGCTGGGCCTGCGCTTCTACGCCGCCGCACCGATCCGCACCCACGACGGCTACCGCCTCGGCACCGTCAACGTGATCGACAGCGTGCCCCGGGAGGCGAACCCGCGGCAGCTCACCGCCCTCCAGCACCTGGCCTCGATCGTCGCCGACGAACTGGAGCTGCGGCTCATGGTGATCCGCAGCGCGGCCGCCGAACAACGCATGCGGGAGACCGTGAACTGA
- a CDS encoding deoxyguanosinetriphosphate triphosphohydrolase family protein → MDDPRAQRLFGDRLVAPGDLASNPFRVDRDRIVSSPFLARLAEVTQVISPGGAGLLVHNRLTHSLKVAQVGRAIADRLRAAAPDLAEKLGGCDPDVVEAAALAHDLGHPPFGHLGERVLDRLARHRLGLPDGFEGNAQSYRIVTSTEIRGQATIGLNLTNAVRAAILKYPWTRRTHPDPHPRFMDPPPRGAAAPPDDPDGGSLKFGAYSTEIADVRAARAPFAGRVADWQQTVEASVMDTADDIAYAIHDLEDVHRLGVLQQGLVATELMTWQRWGKETDLNRAGGAIESLRRQLHRKDGWIADDDAFAGAVELVRAELVDGLLARPFDGSLEAEARVAAFSANWTRRLVESAELIEQPAVRSGHVQLARAQWHEVQILKFVQNRFVLERPDLALHQRGQGRLLSSLVEALLAWLTDPDEEQRLPPRLRDLVELAEAELPAGTPNRLTQARGRAVIDFVAGLTDSQAIGLLEALSGRSRQLWTDAPVL, encoded by the coding sequence ATGGATGATCCGCGTGCCCAGCGCCTCTTCGGTGACCGCCTGGTCGCCCCCGGTGACCTGGCGTCGAATCCCTTCCGGGTGGACCGGGACCGGATCGTCAGTTCGCCCTTCCTGGCCCGTCTTGCCGAGGTCACCCAGGTGATCAGCCCCGGCGGGGCGGGCCTGCTGGTGCACAACCGGCTCACCCACAGCCTCAAGGTGGCACAGGTGGGCCGGGCCATCGCCGACCGGCTGCGGGCCGCCGCCCCGGATCTCGCCGAGAAACTGGGCGGCTGTGACCCGGACGTGGTCGAGGCGGCGGCCCTCGCCCACGACCTCGGGCACCCGCCGTTCGGGCATCTCGGCGAGCGGGTGCTGGACCGGCTGGCCCGGCACCGGCTCGGGCTGCCGGACGGATTCGAGGGCAACGCCCAGTCGTACCGGATCGTGACCAGCACCGAGATCCGCGGCCAGGCGACGATCGGGCTCAACCTGACCAACGCGGTCCGCGCGGCGATCCTCAAATACCCGTGGACCCGGCGCACCCACCCGGACCCGCACCCGCGGTTCATGGACCCGCCGCCGCGCGGTGCCGCCGCGCCGCCCGACGACCCGGACGGCGGCTCCCTCAAGTTCGGCGCCTACTCCACCGAGATCGCCGACGTGCGGGCGGCCCGGGCGCCGTTCGCCGGACGGGTCGCCGACTGGCAGCAGACCGTCGAGGCGTCCGTCATGGACACCGCCGACGACATCGCGTACGCCATCCACGACCTGGAGGACGTGCACCGCCTCGGCGTGCTCCAGCAGGGACTGGTCGCCACTGAGCTGATGACCTGGCAGCGCTGGGGCAAGGAGACCGACCTGAACCGGGCCGGCGGCGCCATCGAGTCACTGCGCCGCCAGCTGCACCGCAAGGACGGCTGGATCGCCGACGACGACGCCTTCGCCGGGGCCGTCGAACTGGTCCGCGCCGAACTCGTCGACGGCCTCCTGGCCCGGCCCTTCGACGGCTCCCTGGAGGCCGAGGCCCGGGTCGCCGCCTTCTCCGCCAACTGGACCCGCCGCCTCGTCGAATCCGCCGAGCTGATCGAACAGCCGGCCGTCCGCAGCGGCCACGTCCAACTGGCCCGCGCCCAGTGGCACGAGGTGCAGATCCTCAAGTTCGTCCAGAACCGCTTCGTCCTCGAACGCCCCGACCTGGCCCTGCACCAGCGTGGTCAAGGCCGGCTGCTGTCCTCCCTGGTGGAGGCCCTGCTCGCCTGGCTCACCGACCCCGACGAGGAACAGCGCCTGCCGCCCCGCCTGCGCGACCTGGTCGAACTGGCCGAGGCCGAACTCCCGGCCGGCACCCCGAACCGCCTCACCCAGGCCCGCGGCCGTGCCGTCATCGACTTCGTGGCCGGCCTCACCGACAGCCAGGCCATCGGGCTACTCGAGGCACTCTCCGGCCGCTCCCGCCAACTGTGGACCGACGCCCCGGTGCTGTAA
- a CDS encoding MBL fold metallo-hydrolase, with product MAKRRRTRTVMALALGAAAVWAARDIPAQLGARARGARLARVLASPQFSGGKFRNTLPASEVTAASMPRLAAEALTGRDARRPHQPVPVLTPPPGGDAQGLHITWYGHSSALIEIEGRRVLLDPVWSERCSPSRLAGPRRLHEPPIALRELPPIDAVVISHDHYDHLDMATVQTLVDLQAARFLVPLGVGAHLERWGVPPTRIVELDWDERATVAGVEFTATPARHFSGRGLGRDETLWASWVIAGPTRKVFYSGDTGYFPGFAAIGAEHGPFDATLVQVGAYGDAWPDIHMTPEDGVATHVDVDGGLLIPVHWATFNLALHDWAEPADRVWSEAKARGVRLAVPRPGERVDVDNPPPVDGWWQQIA from the coding sequence ATGGCGAAGCGAAGGCGTACCCGTACCGTGATGGCTCTGGCGCTGGGCGCCGCGGCGGTGTGGGCCGCCCGTGACATTCCGGCGCAGCTCGGCGCCCGGGCGCGGGGCGCCCGGCTGGCCCGGGTCCTGGCGTCGCCGCAGTTCTCCGGTGGAAAGTTCCGCAACACCCTGCCGGCCTCCGAGGTGACCGCCGCGTCGATGCCGCGGCTGGCCGCCGAGGCGCTGACCGGCCGCGACGCGCGGCGTCCGCATCAGCCGGTCCCGGTGCTCACCCCGCCGCCCGGCGGCGACGCCCAGGGTCTGCACATCACCTGGTACGGACACTCCTCCGCACTGATCGAGATCGAGGGCCGGCGGGTGCTGCTCGACCCGGTGTGGAGCGAGCGCTGCTCCCCGTCCCGGCTGGCCGGCCCGCGCCGCCTGCACGAGCCGCCGATCGCGCTGCGGGAGCTGCCGCCGATCGACGCCGTGGTGATCTCCCACGACCACTACGACCACCTCGACATGGCCACCGTGCAGACGCTGGTGGACCTCCAGGCCGCCCGCTTCCTGGTGCCGCTCGGGGTGGGCGCGCACCTGGAGCGCTGGGGCGTCCCGCCCACCCGCATCGTGGAGCTGGACTGGGACGAGCGGGCCACGGTCGCCGGGGTGGAGTTCACCGCGACGCCGGCCCGGCACTTCTCCGGCCGTGGCCTGGGCCGCGACGAGACGCTCTGGGCGAGCTGGGTGATCGCCGGCCCGACCCGGAAGGTGTTCTACTCCGGCGACACCGGCTACTTTCCCGGCTTCGCCGCGATCGGCGCCGAGCACGGCCCGTTCGACGCGACGCTGGTGCAGGTGGGGGCGTACGGGGACGCCTGGCCGGACATCCACATGACCCCGGAGGACGGCGTCGCCACCCATGTGGACGTGGACGGCGGCCTGCTCATCCCGGTGCACTGGGCCACCTTCAACCTGGCGCTGCACGACTGGGCGGAGCCGGCCGACCGGGTCTGGAGCGAGGCCAAGGCCCGCGGCGTGCGGCTGGCCGTCCCGCGCCCGGGCGAGCGGGTGGACGTCGACAACCCGCCGCCGGTCGACGGCTGGTGGCAGCAGATCGCCTAG
- a CDS encoding nucleotidyltransferase domain-containing protein, whose protein sequence is MAGRHIAAAGDVTAILDALEAHRVEVCLSGGWAVDALLGEQTREHSDLDLWAPAAHLEWLFRALAGRGVDRIFPGPGDRPWNFVLHDGARLRVDLHLYERLPDGRLHYGSPVDGVTFPAVALNGQGVIDGQPVRCEAPEWAVRWHTGYPPRAADRHDVPLLCDRFGIALPDSF, encoded by the coding sequence ATGGCGGGGCGGCACATCGCGGCGGCCGGGGACGTCACCGCGATCCTCGACGCACTCGAAGCGCACCGGGTCGAGGTCTGCCTCAGCGGTGGCTGGGCGGTCGACGCGCTGCTCGGCGAACAGACCCGGGAACACTCCGACCTCGACCTGTGGGCCCCGGCGGCGCACCTGGAGTGGCTGTTCCGGGCGCTGGCCGGCCGCGGCGTCGACCGCATCTTCCCCGGGCCCGGCGACCGCCCGTGGAACTTCGTCCTGCACGACGGCGCCCGGCTCCGCGTCGACCTGCACCTGTACGAACGGCTCCCGGACGGGCGGCTGCACTACGGCTCGCCCGTCGACGGGGTGACCTTCCCGGCCGTGGCGCTGAACGGGCAGGGCGTGATCGACGGGCAGCCGGTGCGCTGCGAGGCCCCGGAGTGGGCGGTCCGCTGGCACACCGGCTACCCGCCCCGGGCCGCCGACCGGCACGACGTGCCGCTGCTCTGTGACCGCTTCGGCATCGCCCTGCCGGACAGCTTCTAG
- a CDS encoding diacylglycerol/lipid kinase family protein, translating to MRTPRTIAVVAHQRKSLGGGLDELRRLLTGRGVEKLIWHEVPKSRKAPKRVREVIRDGADLLVVWGGDGMVQRTLDVLAREKGGGRIPVAIMPAGTGNLLAGNLGIPEDLEKAVEIAFTGGHRRLDLGRIHGEHFAVMAGVGFDGAMIKDADGGLKDRLGKLSYVWTGLRHVNGEAPRVKITVDGAGWFDDEASCVLIGNVGTITGGIRAFDDASPDDGWLDVGVATAQNALQWARALGTMAVTRSDHSPFVRMTRARRVDVELGSKLEYELDGGARTRTKKFSAKVVPSAVRVCVPAERPMAGDATAAIT from the coding sequence ATGCGCACCCCTCGCACGATCGCCGTCGTCGCCCACCAGCGGAAGAGCCTCGGTGGTGGGCTCGACGAGCTGCGCCGCCTGCTCACCGGCCGCGGCGTCGAGAAGCTGATCTGGCATGAGGTCCCGAAGAGCCGGAAGGCGCCGAAACGGGTCCGTGAGGTGATCCGGGACGGCGCCGACCTGCTCGTCGTCTGGGGCGGCGACGGCATGGTCCAGCGCACCCTGGACGTACTGGCCCGGGAGAAGGGCGGCGGCCGGATCCCGGTCGCGATCATGCCGGCCGGCACCGGCAACCTGCTGGCCGGCAACCTCGGCATCCCGGAGGACCTGGAGAAGGCCGTCGAGATCGCCTTCACCGGCGGGCACCGGCGGCTCGACCTGGGCCGGATCCACGGCGAGCACTTCGCCGTGATGGCCGGCGTCGGCTTCGACGGCGCCATGATCAAGGACGCCGACGGCGGGCTGAAGGACCGGCTCGGCAAACTGTCGTACGTCTGGACCGGCCTGCGCCACGTCAACGGCGAGGCCCCGCGCGTGAAGATCACAGTGGACGGCGCCGGCTGGTTCGACGACGAGGCCAGCTGCGTCCTGATCGGCAACGTGGGCACCATCACCGGCGGCATCCGGGCCTTCGACGACGCGTCCCCGGACGACGGCTGGCTCGACGTCGGAGTTGCCACCGCCCAGAACGCCCTCCAGTGGGCCCGCGCGCTCGGCACCATGGCGGTCACCCGGTCCGACCACTCACCGTTCGTCCGGATGACCCGCGCCCGCCGGGTCGACGTCGAACTCGGCTCCAAACTGGAGTACGAACTCGACGGCGGCGCCCGGACCAGGACGAAGAAGTTCTCCGCCAAGGTGGTCCCGTCCGCGGTCCGGGTCTGCGTCCCGGCCGAAAGGCCTATGGCAGGGGACGCCACCGCTGCGATTACCTGA